In the genome of Armatimonadota bacterium, one region contains:
- a CDS encoding IMP cyclohydrolase — protein MYVGRIVAVGMTSKPFVAYRVSSRSFPNRVARITDIGVAIQPLDSEDLKKNPYIAYNCIRVSKNGVVVSNGSHTDPIWEKLEGGVEPETALSDVLAEMGYERDELNTPRIAGIVKDSVGYIGIVRPDKVETAHFNLKPNSCRIICTYEMNKVEDKDYPFFAETPLEAAKYVVDSGIFANLEKPICAAAWMEKLAVFNPFEIGKIKG, from the coding sequence ATGTATGTTGGGCGAATAGTCGCTGTAGGGATGACTAGTAAGCCATTTGTTGCATATAGGGTTTCATCACGTTCGTTTCCAAACCGAGTTGCTAGAATTACCGATATAGGTGTTGCTATCCAGCCATTAGATTCCGAGGATTTGAAAAAAAACCCTTATATAGCTTACAACTGCATACGCGTATCGAAGAATGGAGTTGTAGTCTCAAATGGTTCGCACACTGACCCAATTTGGGAGAAACTTGAGGGTGGAGTCGAACCAGAGACAGCGTTGAGTGACGTGCTTGCTGAGATGGGTTACGAAAGGGATGAGCTGAACACACCTCGAATTGCCGGGATTGTGAAAGATTCAGTGGGCTACATTGGGATTGTTCGTCCGGATAAGGTGGAGACTGCTCATTTTAACCTGAAGCCTAATTCTTGTCGAATAATTTGCACTTATGAGATGAATAAGGTAGAAGATAAAGATTATCCCTTTTTTGCAGAAACTCCTCTTGAAGCAGCTAAGTATGTTGTAGATAGTGGTATTTTCGCAAACCTAGAAAAACCCATATGTGCTGCAGCTTGGATGGAAAAGCTAGCAGTATTTAATCCATTTGAAATTGGCAAAATAAAGGGATAA
- the pdxA gene encoding 4-hydroxythreonine-4-phosphate dehydrogenase PdxA produces MSTRPVIGITMGDPAGIGPEIVLVALQRRDIYKRLVPVVIGSLSVLKRVADILGIRTPLLAISDPRSAQGIPGMIEVLDVVVEGIQEIEPGKVQAIGGRAADAYIRYACELALWQKIDAIVTAPISKESLRAAGVEGIGHTEMLADYLDAPNPLTMFITENMKIFFLSRHLSLREAIDYITEERLLNMLQLVNNAMRELGFESPRIGVAALNPHASDGGQFGNEEEKILIPAVKKAQAKGINVQGPVGADSVFHQALEGRYDCVVSLYHDQGHIAAKTRDFYRTVSATLGLPVLRTSVDHGTAFDIAWQGRANPVSMEAAIIAAADLLEHQRRNL; encoded by the coding sequence ATGTCAACACGACCGGTAATTGGAATAACTATGGGCGATCCAGCTGGGATTGGCCCAGAAATCGTACTTGTTGCCCTACAACGCCGAGATATTTATAAGCGTTTGGTTCCCGTCGTGATAGGCAGCCTTTCTGTGCTCAAGCGAGTGGCTGATATCTTAGGTATTCGAACACCGTTATTAGCCATCAGTGATCCTCGAAGTGCCCAAGGGATTCCAGGAATGATTGAAGTTTTGGATGTCGTTGTCGAAGGCATCCAAGAAATCGAACCAGGAAAGGTCCAAGCAATTGGAGGTCGTGCCGCCGATGCATACATAAGGTATGCATGTGAATTGGCATTGTGGCAAAAGATAGATGCTATTGTAACCGCCCCAATTAGCAAAGAATCGCTGAGGGCTGCCGGCGTTGAAGGCATTGGACACACCGAAATGCTTGCCGACTATCTGGATGCACCAAACCCACTCACAATGTTTATAACTGAGAATATGAAGATTTTCTTCCTTTCTCGCCATCTTTCGCTAAGAGAAGCAATTGACTATATAACAGAGGAACGTCTGCTCAACATGCTACAACTAGTGAACAATGCGATGAGAGAATTGGGTTTCGAGTCGCCACGAATTGGAGTAGCCGCGCTTAATCCGCATGCAAGCGATGGTGGGCAATTTGGCAATGAGGAAGAGAAAATTCTAATCCCTGCTGTCAAAAAAGCACAGGCAAAGGGCATAAATGTGCAGGGACCTGTGGGAGCGGATTCTGTATTTCACCAAGCTCTTGAGGGCAGGTATGACTGCGTGGTTTCGCTATACCATGACCAAGGTCACATAGCTGCAAAAACGCGCGATTTCTATCGAACAGTTTCAGCAACACTAGGATTGCCTGTCCTTCGCACATCCGTTGACCATGGAACGGCGTTTGACATCGCTTGGCAGGGCAGGGCGAATCCCGTTAGTATGGAAGCTGCCATTATTGCTGCTGCAGACTTACTCGAACATCAAAGGCGAAACTTGTAA
- a CDS encoding ADP-ribosylglycohydrolase family protein, whose product MKPITISETEYRDKVYACWLGKNIGGTLGAPYEGRKEAHNLTYYDPLPSGSAANDDLDLQLVWLKMLQERGINPRLQDFADYWMKHLYPYPWDEYGFCQRNLQRGLRPPISGCFENDFIDQMGSPIRSEIWACIAPGDPQLAAIMAWKDAVLDHAGGEGVWGEMFWAAVESAAFVINDPLKLIQIGLSMIPIWSHISRAVNSAVWCYHNNIPWEQAREKILNRFGHNHPCHAPQNHGFTIIGWLYGKDYGDKLCKAVNCGYDTDCTGATLGSVLGILGGTKNIPKEWSDPVREGIVLHKFTQKLDAPKTIAELTEQTVEIGKKVLSQRSKISMVGESTKVPPNILHIYSINEKARTLWKRDMESATIPISKDMEVTLHYHGDPVIKPGVPKVLSITVERNEEPIPANAMLEFPSDWHVKPIESSELEMAYEVFADNPVDSNTIKAKVEIGADKFESNFIILGPNTGKDWQPAAGVPHCPKCGARIEACLCPK is encoded by the coding sequence GTGAAGCCTATTACCATCTCAGAAACCGAATACCGCGACAAAGTATACGCATGCTGGCTCGGGAAGAACATTGGAGGCACGCTTGGTGCACCATATGAGGGCCGAAAGGAAGCACATAACCTCACCTACTATGACCCACTTCCCTCCGGGTCAGCAGCAAATGACGATCTCGACCTTCAACTTGTTTGGTTAAAAATGCTACAGGAGCGTGGCATCAACCCGCGCCTCCAGGATTTCGCTGATTATTGGATGAAGCACCTCTATCCATATCCTTGGGATGAATATGGATTCTGCCAGCGCAACTTGCAAAGGGGGCTTAGGCCTCCAATTAGCGGATGCTTCGAAAATGATTTCATTGACCAGATGGGCTCACCAATCCGAAGCGAGATATGGGCATGCATTGCCCCAGGAGACCCGCAACTTGCCGCCATTATGGCATGGAAGGATGCAGTTCTCGACCATGCGGGCGGCGAGGGCGTCTGGGGGGAGATGTTTTGGGCGGCCGTCGAAAGCGCTGCGTTTGTCATCAACGACCCTCTCAAACTTATCCAAATTGGACTCAGCATGATTCCAATTTGGTCTCATATTAGCCGCGCCGTTAATTCGGCTGTTTGGTGTTACCATAACAATATCCCCTGGGAACAAGCCCGAGAAAAAATATTGAATCGCTTCGGACACAACCATCCATGCCATGCCCCTCAAAACCACGGCTTCACGATAATTGGTTGGCTTTATGGCAAAGATTATGGCGACAAATTGTGCAAAGCTGTTAACTGCGGCTACGATACTGATTGTACTGGCGCTACCCTTGGCTCCGTCCTTGGAATCCTTGGCGGTACGAAGAATATACCCAAGGAATGGTCGGATCCCGTAAGAGAAGGAATCGTTCTCCACAAGTTTACACAGAAACTGGATGCTCCGAAGACAATCGCCGAACTGACAGAGCAAACAGTAGAAATCGGGAAGAAGGTGCTTTCTCAACGCTCCAAAATCAGCATGGTTGGCGAAAGCACTAAAGTTCCGCCCAATATCCTTCACATTTATTCAATAAATGAAAAAGCGCGCACGCTTTGGAAGCGAGATATGGAATCTGCTACAATTCCAATCTCAAAAGACATGGAGGTAACACTCCATTACCACGGCGATCCCGTGATTAAGCCTGGCGTTCCAAAGGTCTTAAGCATCACGGTTGAGCGCAACGAAGAACCCATACCAGCCAACGCCATGCTTGAATTCCCCTCGGACTGGCATGTTAAGCCAATCGAATCATCAGAACTTGAGATGGCATACGAAGTCTTTGCTGACAACCCAGTGGATTCGAACACAATCAAGGCAAAGGTCGAGATTGGCGCCGATAAGTTCGAGTCGAACTTTATCATCCTTGGGCCAAACACCGGTAAAGATTGGCAGCCAGCCGCTGGTGTACCGCACTGCCCCAAGTGTGGCGCACGGATTGAGGCTTGCCTTTGCCCTAAATAA
- a CDS encoding DUF3887 domain-containing protein, whose product MNKRLSTAIVAMLALALLMPGCGKYGKEKFARKVIDATYAGSFDPLRPKMTDMMKETMSDYSVSQVGKDLEQRYGKVKSLKLTATEKLNEGTEDEFEHETWDVKAERGSFDMKLIIDKKGRLAGVWFVPK is encoded by the coding sequence ATGAATAAAAGACTGTCAACTGCTATTGTTGCAATGCTGGCGCTCGCTCTCCTAATGCCGGGATGCGGCAAATATGGGAAGGAGAAGTTTGCCCGCAAGGTTATTGACGCCACTTATGCCGGGTCTTTCGACCCACTCCGCCCCAAGATGACCGATATGATGAAGGAGACAATGTCGGATTACTCCGTCAGCCAGGTGGGCAAAGACCTGGAACAGCGTTATGGCAAAGTCAAAAGTTTAAAGCTAACTGCAACGGAAAAACTCAACGAAGGCACTGAAGATGAGTTCGAGCACGAAACATGGGATGTCAAAGCCGAACGCGGTAGTTTCGACATGAAGCTCATTATTGACAAGAAGGGAAGACTTGCAGGAGTCTGGTTCGTTCCAAAATAG
- a CDS encoding phosphoheptose isomerase, which produces MKLAGREHADIMFRRILAEAKGFGLEIVDKDFDRPWGGFLRFSEESLEPFFEAYWRGVDTGSRTGRRDPKVLLVAPGQRLSLQLHNRRSELWRVLDGPVLVIHGPDQEHLAYDVLYAGETIHIECGEMHRLAGALDSWGRVAEIWEHVDPSNPSDEDDILRIQDDYAR; this is translated from the coding sequence ATGAAACTTGCAGGCAGAGAGCATGCAGACATTATGTTCAGGCGAATCCTGGCGGAAGCGAAGGGATTCGGGTTGGAAATAGTTGACAAAGATTTTGACAGGCCCTGGGGAGGTTTTCTTCGGTTCTCGGAAGAGTCTCTCGAGCCTTTCTTCGAAGCTTATTGGCGGGGAGTGGACACGGGCTCGAGGACTGGGCGGCGTGACCCGAAGGTGTTGCTCGTTGCCCCTGGGCAGAGACTTTCGCTACAGCTTCACAACCGCCGTTCGGAGCTGTGGCGGGTTCTTGATGGGCCGGTGTTGGTTATACACGGGCCTGACCAAGAACATCTCGCCTATGACGTATTATATGCAGGCGAGACGATACATATTGAATGCGGGGAGATGCACCGCCTAGCGGGCGCGTTGGATTCTTGGGGCAGGGTGGCGGAGATTTGGGAGCACGTGGACCCAAGCAATCCGTCGGACGAAGACGACATCTTGCGGATTCAAGACGACTATGCGCGGTAG
- a CDS encoding uroporphyrinogen decarboxylase family protein translates to MIHGGVSGMTFRERTLAIFARKPVDNIVYQPRIEHWYWTNLNAGTLPARYRGMSLLDVYDDLGCSIRSYPFFNGCLKVKEDPSVKYKVEEYGGITVSRWTTPVGSIEMRSRRTALAHHTEKFPVEKPEDARVMEYILRGRTWWFDYEEFERNDKLIGERAAPMIFIPRINIQRLYIEIMGVENTIFALNDDRRMVEHLIQVINETDKQMLEVVAESPIPIINFGDNIDHHFLPPNLYKRYVEPEYQRRAKYLRSKGKYTHAHWDGHIKLLLPYAKDTGLDGIEALTPMPQGDITIDEMKEALGDMILLDGIPMTWFLPHERVEDLEKVTREIIEKFRPNLILGISDEPSPVCDIERVRLVSEILKTYEER, encoded by the coding sequence ATGATTCACGGAGGCGTGAGCGGCATGACATTTCGGGAGAGAACACTTGCAATCTTCGCCCGCAAGCCGGTAGACAACATAGTCTACCAACCGAGGATAGAGCATTGGTATTGGACGAATTTAAACGCGGGAACTTTGCCCGCGCGCTATCGAGGGATGTCGCTCCTCGATGTATACGACGATCTTGGCTGTTCCATCCGCAGTTATCCCTTCTTCAACGGATGCCTTAAGGTCAAGGAAGACCCGAGCGTGAAGTACAAAGTCGAAGAATACGGCGGCATTACCGTAAGCAGATGGACGACTCCCGTTGGCAGTATTGAGATGCGCTCTCGACGCACGGCGCTTGCTCATCACACTGAAAAGTTCCCGGTGGAGAAGCCGGAGGATGCGCGAGTGATGGAGTACATCCTCCGCGGGCGGACGTGGTGGTTTGATTATGAAGAGTTCGAGCGAAATGACAAGCTAATTGGCGAGCGTGCCGCACCGATGATTTTCATTCCCCGCATCAACATCCAGCGCCTCTACATTGAGATAATGGGAGTGGAGAACACGATATTTGCGCTAAACGATGACAGGCGAATGGTTGAGCATCTGATTCAAGTAATTAACGAGACGGATAAGCAGATGCTTGAAGTGGTTGCCGAAAGCCCAATCCCGATTATCAACTTTGGCGACAACATTGACCATCACTTCCTGCCGCCGAATCTCTACAAGCGCTACGTCGAGCCGGAATATCAGCGCAGAGCGAAGTACCTGCGGTCGAAGGGCAAATACACGCATGCCCACTGGGATGGACACATTAAGCTCTTGTTGCCATATGCCAAGGACACGGGATTAGACGGGATTGAAGCATTGACACCGATGCCGCAAGGAGATATTACAATTGACGAAATGAAGGAAGCGCTTGGGGATATGATTCTGCTCGATGGCATACCGATGACATGGTTTCTTCCACATGAACGCGTGGAGGACCTCGAGAAGGTTACGCGGGAGATTATCGAAAAGTTCAGGCCGAACCTAATACTGGGCATCTCCGACGAGCCGTCGCCGGTCTGCGACATTGAAAGAGTGCGGCTGGTATCGGAAATTCTAAAGACGTATGAGGAACGATAG
- a CDS encoding aminotransferase class V-fold PLP-dependent enzyme gives MIYLDNAATSFPKPPQVVDAVVRYLTEVGGNPARSGHRMSTEAARIIYRTRESIARLVGLEDPLRIILTANATTAINIALQGLLKPGRHVITSSVEHNSVMRPLRQLESTGVEVTVVDCSREGYISVDAIAEAIQPNTDMVAICHGSNVLGSVQPIGEIGRLCREKEILFLVDAAQTLGVIDVDIERDCVDLLAFTGHKSLYGPQGTGGLVVSRTVKGSQFKPLVCGGTGSRSDSEIQPNFLPDVGESGTLNGPGLAGLGAGVEFVLAEGIEKIRKHEKALTEKLIKGLKAIPYVRVYGPKDSENRISIVSANIGGFDPSVFAYLLEDRYGILTRAGLHCSPAAHKTANTFPVGTVRFSLSYFTAEEEIDAVIDAMQEISGGKIISGDWNK, from the coding sequence TTGATATATCTTGACAACGCCGCAACTTCATTCCCCAAGCCGCCTCAGGTGGTCGACGCTGTTGTTAGATATCTCACGGAAGTTGGTGGCAACCCTGCGCGGTCGGGTCATCGCATGTCGACGGAAGCGGCGCGCATCATCTACCGAACTAGAGAAAGCATCGCTCGCTTAGTTGGCTTGGAGGACCCTCTGCGCATCATCCTCACGGCAAATGCGACTACCGCAATCAACATAGCCCTTCAGGGGCTCCTCAAGCCTGGGAGGCACGTAATCACAAGCAGTGTTGAGCACAATTCGGTTATGCGGCCGCTCCGACAGCTAGAATCCACGGGCGTTGAAGTAACCGTTGTAGACTGCAGTCGCGAGGGCTATATTTCGGTTGATGCGATTGCAGAGGCAATTCAGCCGAACACAGACATGGTTGCCATCTGCCACGGGTCGAATGTTCTTGGGAGCGTTCAGCCGATTGGTGAGATAGGACGTCTTTGCCGCGAGAAGGAAATCCTTTTCCTTGTCGATGCCGCGCAGACATTGGGCGTGATTGACGTTGATATTGAGCGGGACTGCGTTGATCTCCTCGCTTTCACCGGTCATAAATCGCTGTACGGTCCTCAAGGGACTGGCGGACTTGTAGTATCGCGGACGGTCAAAGGTTCACAGTTTAAGCCACTTGTTTGTGGCGGGACCGGAAGCCGTTCAGACAGTGAGATCCAGCCTAATTTCCTTCCTGACGTCGGTGAAAGCGGGACGCTGAACGGTCCTGGGCTAGCGGGCCTTGGTGCAGGCGTGGAGTTTGTTTTGGCTGAAGGCATCGAAAAAATCCGCAAGCATGAGAAAGCATTGACAGAAAAGCTAATCAAAGGGCTAAAGGCTATCCCGTATGTTAGGGTGTATGGCCCAAAAGATAGCGAGAACCGCATATCCATTGTATCGGCAAACATCGGCGGCTTCGACCCGTCGGTATTTGCTTATCTCCTTGAGGACAGGTATGGAATCCTCACCAGGGCGGGTCTCCACTGTTCTCCGGCGGCGCACAAGACTGCGAACACGTTTCCCGTGGGCACTGTTAGGTTTAGTCTAAGCTACTTTACTGCGGAAGAAGAGATAGACGCTGTAATTGACGCCATGCAAGAGATTAGCGGAGGCAAGATAATTTCGGGAGATTGGAACAAATAG
- a CDS encoding sulfatase: MPDNKKIGRREFLASASAAVASLPFINIHRAFAADKKPNFVFILTDDQRYDAMSCAGHPFLFTPNIDRLAKEGARFRNAFVTIALCSPSRGCFLTGRYAHSHGVINNGTPFSDEIPTMPQALQKVGYDTAFIGKWHMDGQERPRPGFNHWISFKGQGVYYNPTLNINGEAKKVDGYMTDILTEFAVDWLSKTNKNPFCLYLCHKAVHGPFQPAVRHSKLYENVRITKPSSMNDTLEGKPEWVKLGMEPGHDAKGALKSKEGYELFIRDYNRTIMAVDDSVGRILKTLEAINKLDDTVVVFASDNGYFQGEHGRLDKRAMYEESIRIPFLMRYPKLIKPGTLVDGMVLNIDLAPTFLDLAGVPMLPGNQGLSIVPLLKGRKSNWRSDWLYEYFQEKGFPRTPTIIGVRTDCWKYIEYPEINDKSELYNLKDDPQELRNLVDDPKYKHILAEMKSRLERLKKETGYPK; the protein is encoded by the coding sequence TTGCCAGACAACAAGAAAATCGGAAGAAGGGAATTTTTAGCAAGCGCAAGCGCCGCCGTTGCAAGCCTGCCGTTCATCAATATTCACAGAGCTTTCGCCGCCGATAAAAAGCCCAATTTCGTCTTCATCCTCACAGACGACCAGCGCTACGATGCGATGAGCTGTGCTGGGCACCCGTTCCTTTTTACGCCAAATATAGACCGCCTCGCAAAAGAAGGCGCACGCTTCAGAAACGCCTTCGTAACAATCGCACTCTGCTCCCCAAGCCGCGGTTGCTTCCTTACCGGCCGTTATGCCCACTCGCACGGAGTTATTAATAATGGAACTCCTTTTAGCGACGAAATCCCAACAATGCCGCAGGCACTCCAAAAAGTCGGCTACGATACGGCTTTCATCGGCAAGTGGCACATGGACGGTCAAGAAAGGCCTAGGCCCGGCTTCAATCATTGGATTAGCTTTAAAGGGCAGGGCGTCTACTACAACCCAACGCTGAACATCAATGGCGAAGCTAAGAAAGTCGATGGCTACATGACCGATATCCTTACAGAGTTTGCGGTGGATTGGCTGTCGAAGACCAACAAAAATCCTTTCTGCTTGTACCTTTGTCATAAAGCCGTCCACGGTCCTTTCCAGCCCGCTGTAAGGCATTCCAAACTGTATGAAAATGTGCGCATAACAAAGCCCTCGAGCATGAATGACACCCTCGAAGGCAAACCCGAGTGGGTGAAGCTTGGCATGGAGCCGGGCCACGATGCGAAGGGCGCGCTCAAAAGCAAAGAAGGCTACGAACTTTTCATCCGCGATTACAACCGCACTATAATGGCTGTGGACGACAGCGTCGGTCGGATACTCAAAACACTTGAGGCAATTAACAAGCTGGACGACACCGTTGTCGTCTTCGCAAGCGACAACGGCTACTTCCAAGGCGAGCACGGGCGCCTCGACAAGCGCGCGATGTACGAAGAATCAATACGCATTCCCTTCCTAATGCGGTATCCGAAGCTTATTAAGCCCGGCACGCTAGTTGATGGAATGGTGCTAAATATAGACCTTGCGCCAACGTTTCTCGATTTGGCTGGCGTTCCAATGCTCCCCGGCAACCAAGGGCTTTCTATTGTCCCTTTGCTGAAAGGACGCAAGTCGAACTGGCGTAGCGACTGGCTTTACGAATACTTCCAAGAGAAGGGCTTCCCTCGCACACCCACTATAATCGGCGTTCGCACTGACTGCTGGAAATACATCGAATACCCCGAAATAAACGACAAGTCTGAGCTTTACAACTTGAAAGATGACCCGCAGGAACTCCGCAACTTGGTGGATGACCCAAAATACAAACACATCCTTGCCGAAATGAAGTCGCGCCTCGAGCGGCTTAAAAAGGAAACGGGGTATCCAAAGTAA
- a CDS encoding flavodoxin family protein — protein MKITAFLGSPRPGGNTDILASRILDGAEEAGVETDVVALRRLKIKPCVACGKCWRKGRPCAFDDDMTRLYEIIAASDFLLLATPVYWYAPTAIMKTFIDRLVVFNHPEGRPIIKGKEAILVVAYEEEGPQAADPLLRMFEMSFDYLGISLIERLVVDGVGPKGAVLQKPTVLERAYEIGRSLKKRVKA, from the coding sequence ATGAAAATCACCGCTTTTCTCGGAAGTCCAAGACCTGGGGGCAATACGGATATCCTCGCCTCCCGCATCCTAGACGGCGCTGAGGAAGCCGGCGTCGAAACCGACGTCGTCGCCCTCCGAAGGCTCAAAATTAAACCATGCGTCGCTTGCGGGAAATGCTGGCGGAAGGGACGCCCTTGTGCGTTTGATGACGATATGACTCGCTTATATGAAATAATTGCCGCCTCCGACTTCCTTTTGCTCGCCACGCCGGTTTATTGGTATGCGCCCACCGCAATTATGAAGACATTCATTGACCGCCTTGTTGTGTTTAACCACCCCGAAGGACGGCCTATTATCAAAGGTAAAGAGGCTATCCTCGTCGTCGCATACGAAGAGGAAGGTCCCCAAGCCGCCGACCCTCTCCTTAGAATGTTTGAGATGAGCTTCGACTACCTCGGCATCAGCCTCATCGAGCGATTGGTCGTGGATGGAGTCGGACCAAAAGGCGCCGTCTTGCAGAAGCCGACCGTCCTCGAACGTGCCTATGAGATTGGCAGGTCGCTGAAAAAACGCGTGAAAGCCTAG